From one Brachypodium distachyon strain Bd21 chromosome 4, Brachypodium_distachyon_v3.0, whole genome shotgun sequence genomic stretch:
- the LOC100826179 gene encoding probable xyloglucan endotransglucosylase/hydrolase, whose protein sequence is MKAAAGVLLAVVAAALLGGAAAAPPRKPVDVPFEKNYVPTWASDHIHYLNGGREVQLSLDKSTGTGFQTRGSYLFGHFSMHIKLVGGDSAGTVTAFYLSSQNSEHDEIDFEFLGNRTGQPYILQTNVFSGGKGDREQRIYLWFDPTKDYHSYSVLWNLYMIAFFVDDTPIRVFKNSKDLGVRYPFDQPMKLYSSLWNADDWATRGGREKTDWSNAPFVASYRGFHVDGCEASAEAKFCATQGARWWDQPEFQDLDAAQYRRLAWVRKEHTIYNYCTDRERYAAMSPECKRDRDV, encoded by the exons ATGAAGGCGGCCGCGGGGGTGCTCCTGGCCGTGGTGGCCGCTGCGCTGCTAGGaggcgctgcggcggcgccgccacggaAGCCGGTGGACGTGCCGTTCGAGAAGAACTACGTGCCGACGTGGGCGTCGGACCACATCCACTACCTGAACGGCGGGCGCGAGGTGCAGCTCTCCCTGGACAAGTCCACGGGGACCGGCTTCCAGACCCGGGGCTCCTACCTCTTCGGCCACTTCAGCATGCACATcaagctcgtcggcggcgactcCGCCGGCACCGTCACCGCCTTCTAC TTGTCGTCGCAGAACTCGGAGCACGACGAGATCGACTTCGAGTTCCTGGGGAACCGGACGGGGCAGCCGTATATCCTGCAGACCAACGTCTTCTCCGGCGGGAAGGGCGACCGGGAGCAGAGGATCTACCTCTGGTTCGACCCCACCAAGGACTACCACTCCTACTCCGTCCTCTGGAACCTCTACATGATCGC ATTCTTCGTGGACGACACGCCGATCCGGGTGTTCAAGAACAGCAAGGACCTGGGCGTGCGGTACCCGTTCGACCAGCCGATGAAGCTCTACTCGAGCCTGTGGAACGCAGATGACTGGGCGACGCGTGGCGGAAGAGAGAAGACGGACTGGTCCAACGCGCCCTTCGTGGCGTCCTACCGCGGGTTCCACGTGGACGGCTGCGAGGCCTCGGCCGAGGCCAAGTTCTGCGCCACCCAGGGGGCCCGCTGGTGGGACCAGCCGGAGTTCCAGGACCTGGACGCGGCGCAGTACCGCCGCCTGGCCTGGGTCCGGAAGGAGCACACCATCTACAACTACTGCACCGACCGCGAGCGGTACGCGGCCATGTCGCCCGAGTGCAAACGCGACCGCGACGTCTGA